The Populus trichocarpa isolate Nisqually-1 chromosome 2, P.trichocarpa_v4.1, whole genome shotgun sequence genome has a window encoding:
- the LOC7461768 gene encoding beta-amylase 7 isoform X6, which produces MAMFFTFLQQGSRPAGGTSAAVTSSSSHLVSQQTPPASLRGVSPGYQTSVEYSTCSMKGVFMPNPSPYDLSASTQPQIPAVVGEGGEQTESNLHIGGSMDIINDKQIVDIPPIPKLPERDFAGTPFIPVYVMLPLGVINMKCELVDPDDLLKQLKVLKSANVDGIMVDCWWGIVEAHTPQEYNWSGYSRLFQMVRELKLKLQVVMSFHECGGNVGDDVCIPLPHWVAEIGRSNPDIFFTDREGRRNPECLSWGIDKERVLRGRTAVEVYFDYMRSFRAEFDECFADGIISMVEVGLGPCGELRYPSCPVKHGWRYPGIGEFQCYDQYLLKSLKKTAEARGHPFWARGPDNAGFYNSQPHETGFFCDGGDYDGYYGRFFLNWYTRILVDHGDRVLSLAKLAFEGTQIAVKLSGIHWWYKTASHAAELTAGFYNPCNRDGYAAIAEMLKKHKAALNFSCSESRMGDQQVDFAEALADPEGLVWQVLNAAWEVGIPIASENALPCHDRVTYNKILDNAKPLNDPDGKHFLSFTHLRLSPLLMERQTFVEFERFVKRMHGEAVVELRV; this is translated from the exons ATGGCTATGTTCTTTACTTTTTTGCAGCAGGGCTCAAGGCCTGCGGGTGGCACTTCTGCTGCAGTaacatcatcttcttctcatCTGGTGTCACAACAGACTCCACCGGCTTCCCTTAGAGGAGTCTCTCCTGGTTATCAGACCTCAGTTGAGTACAGTACATGCAGTATGAAAGGTGTTTTTATGCCCAACCCCTCACCTTATGATCTATCAGCAAGCACTCAGCCACAGATCCCAGCAGTGGTGGGGGAGGGAGGAGAGCAAACAGAGAGCAATCTCCATATTGGTGGCTCCATGGACATCATAAATGACAAGCAG ATTGTTGACATACCTCCAATTCCAAAGCTACCAGAGCGGGATTTTGCTGGCACTCCATTCATACCAGTTTATGTGATGTTACCA TTGGGTGTCATAAATATGAAATGCGAGCTGGTTGATCCAGATGACCTACTGAAGCAGCTCAAGGTCTTgaaatctgccaatgttgatgGCATTATGGTTGACTGCTGGTGGGGCATAGTAGAGGCTCACACTCCTCAGGAGTATAACTGGAGTGGGTACAGTAGGCTCTTCCAGATGGTGCGTGAACTTAAGCTTAAGTTACAG GTTGTGATGTCATTTCATGAATGTGGAGGCAATGTTGGTGATGATGTGTGTATTCCCCTGCCACATTGGGTGGCAGAAATTGGACGAAGTAATCCTGACATTTTCTTCACTGATAGAGAAGGCAGGCGCAACCCAGAATGTCTTTCATGGGGAATCGACAAAGAACGAGTGTTAAGAGGCCGTACTGCTGTTGAG GTGTACTTTGACTACATGAGAAGCTTCCGAGCAGAATTTGATGAATGTTTTGCTGATGGTATCATCTCCATGGTTGAAGTTGGACTTGGTCCTTGTGGGGAGCTACGTTACCCATCTTGTCCAGTGAAGCATGGCTGGAGATATCCTGGCATTGGTGAATTTCAG TGTTATGATCAGTATTTGCTGAAAAGCTTAAAGAAGACAGCAGAAGCAAGGGGACATCCTTTCTGGGCCAGGGGACCAGATAATGCTGGTTTCTATAATTCCCAGCCACATGAAACTGGTTTCTTCTGTGATGGAGGGGACTATGATGGGTATTATGGCAGGTTCTTCCTTAATTGGTATACTAGGATTTTAGTTGATCATGGTGATCGGGTACTTTCTTTGGCAAAGTTAGCTTTCGAAGGCACTCAAATTGCTGTGAAG CTATCAGGTATTCATTGGTGGTACAAGACAGCCAGTCATGCTGCTGAATTAACTGCTGGGTTCTACAACCCATGCAATCGTGATGGCTATGCTGCAATTGCAGAAATGCTAAAGAAGCATAAAGCTGCTTTAAACTTCTCGTGTTCTGAATCACGGATGGGAGACCAGCAAGTGGACTTTGCAGAGGCACTTGCAGATCCTGAGGGATTAGTATGGCAA GTGCTGAATGCTGCGTGGGAAGTTGGCATTCCAATTGCCAGCGAGAACGCTCTTCCATGCCATGATAGGGTCACATATAACAAGATTCTGGATAACGCCAAACCATTGAATGATCCAGATGGAAAgcattttttgtcttttactcACCTTAGGCTCAGCCCACTTCTAATGGAGAGACAAACCTTCGTGGAATTTGAACGCTTTGTCAAGAGAATGCATG GGGAAGCAGTTGTCGAACTCCGGGTATAG
- the LOC7461768 gene encoding beta-amylase 7 isoform X3: protein MATDIQKLIGTSEEDDDEEMDMDVKEEDDEDEENGGKNIAAQIMAGGGGGMASNNSDNQFQHQQQFQEQVTTPAGGARRSRPLEEKERTKLRERHRRAITARILAGLRRHGNYNLRVRADINDVIAALAREAGWVVLPDGTTFPSRSQGSRPAGGTSAAVTSSSSHLVSQQTPPASLRGVSPGYQTSVEYSTCSMKGVFMPNPSPYDLSASTQPQIPAVVGEGGEQTESNLHIGGSMDIINDKQIVDIPPIPKLPERDFAGTPFIPVYVMLPLGVINMKCELVDPDDLLKQLKVLKSANVDGIMVDCWWGIVEAHTPQEYNWSGYSRLFQMVRELKLKLQVVMSFHECGGNVGDDVCIPLPHWVAEIGRSNPDIFFTDREGRRNPECLSWGIDKERVLRGRTAVEVYFDYMRSFRAEFDECFADGIISMVEVGLGPCGELRYPSCPVKHGWRYPGIGEFQCYDQYLLKSLKKTAEARGHPFWARGPDNAGFYNSQPHETGFFCDGGDYDGYYGRFFLNWYTRILVDHGDRVLSLAKLAFEGTQIAVKLSGIHWWYKTASHAAELTAGFYNPCNRDGYAAIAEMLKKHKAALNFSCSESRMGDQQVDFAEALADPEGLVWQVLNAAWEVGIPIASENALPCHDRVTYNKILDNAKPLNDPDGKHFLSFTHLRLSPLLMERQTFVEFERFVKRMHGEAVVELRV from the exons ATGGCAACGGATATCCAAAAATTAATAGGAACaagtgaagaagatgatgatgaagaaatggACATGGACGTTAAAgaggaagatgatgaagatgaagaaaatggaGGGAAGAATATTGCTGCACAGATTATGGCAGGAGGGGGTGGAGGGATGGCATCAAACAATAGTGATAATCAGTTTCAACATCAACAGCAATTTCAAGAGCAGGTTACCACTCCAGCAGGAGGAGCTCGGAGGTCTAGACCGCttgaagaaaaggagaggacGAAGCTAAGAGAGCGACACCGGAGGGCAATCACAGCAAGGATCTTGGCAGGATTAAGGAGGCATGGGAATTACAATCTTAGAGTTAGAGCTGATATAAATGATGTAATTGCTGCTTTGGCTAGGGAAGCTGGCTGGGTTGTTCTTCCAGATGGAACTACCTTCCCTTCAAGATCTCAG GGCTCAAGGCCTGCGGGTGGCACTTCTGCTGCAGTaacatcatcttcttctcatCTGGTGTCACAACAGACTCCACCGGCTTCCCTTAGAGGAGTCTCTCCTGGTTATCAGACCTCAGTTGAGTACAGTACATGCAGTATGAAAGGTGTTTTTATGCCCAACCCCTCACCTTATGATCTATCAGCAAGCACTCAGCCACAGATCCCAGCAGTGGTGGGGGAGGGAGGAGAGCAAACAGAGAGCAATCTCCATATTGGTGGCTCCATGGACATCATAAATGACAAGCAG ATTGTTGACATACCTCCAATTCCAAAGCTACCAGAGCGGGATTTTGCTGGCACTCCATTCATACCAGTTTATGTGATGTTACCA TTGGGTGTCATAAATATGAAATGCGAGCTGGTTGATCCAGATGACCTACTGAAGCAGCTCAAGGTCTTgaaatctgccaatgttgatgGCATTATGGTTGACTGCTGGTGGGGCATAGTAGAGGCTCACACTCCTCAGGAGTATAACTGGAGTGGGTACAGTAGGCTCTTCCAGATGGTGCGTGAACTTAAGCTTAAGTTACAG GTTGTGATGTCATTTCATGAATGTGGAGGCAATGTTGGTGATGATGTGTGTATTCCCCTGCCACATTGGGTGGCAGAAATTGGACGAAGTAATCCTGACATTTTCTTCACTGATAGAGAAGGCAGGCGCAACCCAGAATGTCTTTCATGGGGAATCGACAAAGAACGAGTGTTAAGAGGCCGTACTGCTGTTGAG GTGTACTTTGACTACATGAGAAGCTTCCGAGCAGAATTTGATGAATGTTTTGCTGATGGTATCATCTCCATGGTTGAAGTTGGACTTGGTCCTTGTGGGGAGCTACGTTACCCATCTTGTCCAGTGAAGCATGGCTGGAGATATCCTGGCATTGGTGAATTTCAG TGTTATGATCAGTATTTGCTGAAAAGCTTAAAGAAGACAGCAGAAGCAAGGGGACATCCTTTCTGGGCCAGGGGACCAGATAATGCTGGTTTCTATAATTCCCAGCCACATGAAACTGGTTTCTTCTGTGATGGAGGGGACTATGATGGGTATTATGGCAGGTTCTTCCTTAATTGGTATACTAGGATTTTAGTTGATCATGGTGATCGGGTACTTTCTTTGGCAAAGTTAGCTTTCGAAGGCACTCAAATTGCTGTGAAG CTATCAGGTATTCATTGGTGGTACAAGACAGCCAGTCATGCTGCTGAATTAACTGCTGGGTTCTACAACCCATGCAATCGTGATGGCTATGCTGCAATTGCAGAAATGCTAAAGAAGCATAAAGCTGCTTTAAACTTCTCGTGTTCTGAATCACGGATGGGAGACCAGCAAGTGGACTTTGCAGAGGCACTTGCAGATCCTGAGGGATTAGTATGGCAA GTGCTGAATGCTGCGTGGGAAGTTGGCATTCCAATTGCCAGCGAGAACGCTCTTCCATGCCATGATAGGGTCACATATAACAAGATTCTGGATAACGCCAAACCATTGAATGATCCAGATGGAAAgcattttttgtcttttactcACCTTAGGCTCAGCCCACTTCTAATGGAGAGACAAACCTTCGTGGAATTTGAACGCTTTGTCAAGAGAATGCATG GGGAAGCAGTTGTCGAACTCCGGGTATAG
- the LOC7461768 gene encoding beta-amylase 7 isoform X1, giving the protein MATDIQKLIGTSEEDDDEEMDMDVKEEDDEDEENGGKNIAAQIMAGGGGGMASNNSDNQFQHQQQFQEQVTTPAGGARRSRPLEEKERTKLRERHRRAITARILAGLRRHGNYNLRVRADINDVIAALAREAGWVVLPDGTTFPSRSQVLISQQGSRPAGGTSAAVTSSSSHLVSQQTPPASLRGVSPGYQTSVEYSTCSMKGVFMPNPSPYDLSASTQPQIPAVVGEGGEQTESNLHIGGSMDIINDKQIVDIPPIPKLPERDFAGTPFIPVYVMLPLGVINMKCELVDPDDLLKQLKVLKSANVDGIMVDCWWGIVEAHTPQEYNWSGYSRLFQMVRELKLKLQVVMSFHECGGNVGDDVCIPLPHWVAEIGRSNPDIFFTDREGRRNPECLSWGIDKERVLRGRTAVEVYFDYMRSFRAEFDECFADGIISMVEVGLGPCGELRYPSCPVKHGWRYPGIGEFQCYDQYLLKSLKKTAEARGHPFWARGPDNAGFYNSQPHETGFFCDGGDYDGYYGRFFLNWYTRILVDHGDRVLSLAKLAFEGTQIAVKLSGIHWWYKTASHAAELTAGFYNPCNRDGYAAIAEMLKKHKAALNFSCSESRMGDQQVDFAEALADPEGLVWQVLNAAWEVGIPIASENALPCHDRVTYNKILDNAKPLNDPDGKHFLSFTHLRLSPLLMERQTFVEFERFVKRMHGEAVVELRV; this is encoded by the exons ATGGCAACGGATATCCAAAAATTAATAGGAACaagtgaagaagatgatgatgaagaaatggACATGGACGTTAAAgaggaagatgatgaagatgaagaaaatggaGGGAAGAATATTGCTGCACAGATTATGGCAGGAGGGGGTGGAGGGATGGCATCAAACAATAGTGATAATCAGTTTCAACATCAACAGCAATTTCAAGAGCAGGTTACCACTCCAGCAGGAGGAGCTCGGAGGTCTAGACCGCttgaagaaaaggagaggacGAAGCTAAGAGAGCGACACCGGAGGGCAATCACAGCAAGGATCTTGGCAGGATTAAGGAGGCATGGGAATTACAATCTTAGAGTTAGAGCTGATATAAATGATGTAATTGCTGCTTTGGCTAGGGAAGCTGGCTGGGTTGTTCTTCCAGATGGAACTACCTTCCCTTCAAGATCTCAGGTGCTTATCTCTCAA CAGGGCTCAAGGCCTGCGGGTGGCACTTCTGCTGCAGTaacatcatcttcttctcatCTGGTGTCACAACAGACTCCACCGGCTTCCCTTAGAGGAGTCTCTCCTGGTTATCAGACCTCAGTTGAGTACAGTACATGCAGTATGAAAGGTGTTTTTATGCCCAACCCCTCACCTTATGATCTATCAGCAAGCACTCAGCCACAGATCCCAGCAGTGGTGGGGGAGGGAGGAGAGCAAACAGAGAGCAATCTCCATATTGGTGGCTCCATGGACATCATAAATGACAAGCAG ATTGTTGACATACCTCCAATTCCAAAGCTACCAGAGCGGGATTTTGCTGGCACTCCATTCATACCAGTTTATGTGATGTTACCA TTGGGTGTCATAAATATGAAATGCGAGCTGGTTGATCCAGATGACCTACTGAAGCAGCTCAAGGTCTTgaaatctgccaatgttgatgGCATTATGGTTGACTGCTGGTGGGGCATAGTAGAGGCTCACACTCCTCAGGAGTATAACTGGAGTGGGTACAGTAGGCTCTTCCAGATGGTGCGTGAACTTAAGCTTAAGTTACAG GTTGTGATGTCATTTCATGAATGTGGAGGCAATGTTGGTGATGATGTGTGTATTCCCCTGCCACATTGGGTGGCAGAAATTGGACGAAGTAATCCTGACATTTTCTTCACTGATAGAGAAGGCAGGCGCAACCCAGAATGTCTTTCATGGGGAATCGACAAAGAACGAGTGTTAAGAGGCCGTACTGCTGTTGAG GTGTACTTTGACTACATGAGAAGCTTCCGAGCAGAATTTGATGAATGTTTTGCTGATGGTATCATCTCCATGGTTGAAGTTGGACTTGGTCCTTGTGGGGAGCTACGTTACCCATCTTGTCCAGTGAAGCATGGCTGGAGATATCCTGGCATTGGTGAATTTCAG TGTTATGATCAGTATTTGCTGAAAAGCTTAAAGAAGACAGCAGAAGCAAGGGGACATCCTTTCTGGGCCAGGGGACCAGATAATGCTGGTTTCTATAATTCCCAGCCACATGAAACTGGTTTCTTCTGTGATGGAGGGGACTATGATGGGTATTATGGCAGGTTCTTCCTTAATTGGTATACTAGGATTTTAGTTGATCATGGTGATCGGGTACTTTCTTTGGCAAAGTTAGCTTTCGAAGGCACTCAAATTGCTGTGAAG CTATCAGGTATTCATTGGTGGTACAAGACAGCCAGTCATGCTGCTGAATTAACTGCTGGGTTCTACAACCCATGCAATCGTGATGGCTATGCTGCAATTGCAGAAATGCTAAAGAAGCATAAAGCTGCTTTAAACTTCTCGTGTTCTGAATCACGGATGGGAGACCAGCAAGTGGACTTTGCAGAGGCACTTGCAGATCCTGAGGGATTAGTATGGCAA GTGCTGAATGCTGCGTGGGAAGTTGGCATTCCAATTGCCAGCGAGAACGCTCTTCCATGCCATGATAGGGTCACATATAACAAGATTCTGGATAACGCCAAACCATTGAATGATCCAGATGGAAAgcattttttgtcttttactcACCTTAGGCTCAGCCCACTTCTAATGGAGAGACAAACCTTCGTGGAATTTGAACGCTTTGTCAAGAGAATGCATG GGGAAGCAGTTGTCGAACTCCGGGTATAG
- the LOC7461768 gene encoding beta-amylase 7 isoform X2, producing the protein MATDIQKLIGTSEEDDDEEMDMDVKEEDDEDEENGGKNIAAQIMAGGGGGMASNNSDNQFQHQQQFQEQVTTPAGGARRSRPLEEKERTKLRERHRRAITARILAGLRRHGNYNLRVRADINDVIAALAREAGWVVLPDGTTFPSRSQQGSRPAGGTSAAVTSSSSHLVSQQTPPASLRGVSPGYQTSVEYSTCSMKGVFMPNPSPYDLSASTQPQIPAVVGEGGEQTESNLHIGGSMDIINDKQIVDIPPIPKLPERDFAGTPFIPVYVMLPLGVINMKCELVDPDDLLKQLKVLKSANVDGIMVDCWWGIVEAHTPQEYNWSGYSRLFQMVRELKLKLQVVMSFHECGGNVGDDVCIPLPHWVAEIGRSNPDIFFTDREGRRNPECLSWGIDKERVLRGRTAVEVYFDYMRSFRAEFDECFADGIISMVEVGLGPCGELRYPSCPVKHGWRYPGIGEFQCYDQYLLKSLKKTAEARGHPFWARGPDNAGFYNSQPHETGFFCDGGDYDGYYGRFFLNWYTRILVDHGDRVLSLAKLAFEGTQIAVKLSGIHWWYKTASHAAELTAGFYNPCNRDGYAAIAEMLKKHKAALNFSCSESRMGDQQVDFAEALADPEGLVWQVLNAAWEVGIPIASENALPCHDRVTYNKILDNAKPLNDPDGKHFLSFTHLRLSPLLMERQTFVEFERFVKRMHGEAVVELRV; encoded by the exons ATGGCAACGGATATCCAAAAATTAATAGGAACaagtgaagaagatgatgatgaagaaatggACATGGACGTTAAAgaggaagatgatgaagatgaagaaaatggaGGGAAGAATATTGCTGCACAGATTATGGCAGGAGGGGGTGGAGGGATGGCATCAAACAATAGTGATAATCAGTTTCAACATCAACAGCAATTTCAAGAGCAGGTTACCACTCCAGCAGGAGGAGCTCGGAGGTCTAGACCGCttgaagaaaaggagaggacGAAGCTAAGAGAGCGACACCGGAGGGCAATCACAGCAAGGATCTTGGCAGGATTAAGGAGGCATGGGAATTACAATCTTAGAGTTAGAGCTGATATAAATGATGTAATTGCTGCTTTGGCTAGGGAAGCTGGCTGGGTTGTTCTTCCAGATGGAACTACCTTCCCTTCAAGATCTCAG CAGGGCTCAAGGCCTGCGGGTGGCACTTCTGCTGCAGTaacatcatcttcttctcatCTGGTGTCACAACAGACTCCACCGGCTTCCCTTAGAGGAGTCTCTCCTGGTTATCAGACCTCAGTTGAGTACAGTACATGCAGTATGAAAGGTGTTTTTATGCCCAACCCCTCACCTTATGATCTATCAGCAAGCACTCAGCCACAGATCCCAGCAGTGGTGGGGGAGGGAGGAGAGCAAACAGAGAGCAATCTCCATATTGGTGGCTCCATGGACATCATAAATGACAAGCAG ATTGTTGACATACCTCCAATTCCAAAGCTACCAGAGCGGGATTTTGCTGGCACTCCATTCATACCAGTTTATGTGATGTTACCA TTGGGTGTCATAAATATGAAATGCGAGCTGGTTGATCCAGATGACCTACTGAAGCAGCTCAAGGTCTTgaaatctgccaatgttgatgGCATTATGGTTGACTGCTGGTGGGGCATAGTAGAGGCTCACACTCCTCAGGAGTATAACTGGAGTGGGTACAGTAGGCTCTTCCAGATGGTGCGTGAACTTAAGCTTAAGTTACAG GTTGTGATGTCATTTCATGAATGTGGAGGCAATGTTGGTGATGATGTGTGTATTCCCCTGCCACATTGGGTGGCAGAAATTGGACGAAGTAATCCTGACATTTTCTTCACTGATAGAGAAGGCAGGCGCAACCCAGAATGTCTTTCATGGGGAATCGACAAAGAACGAGTGTTAAGAGGCCGTACTGCTGTTGAG GTGTACTTTGACTACATGAGAAGCTTCCGAGCAGAATTTGATGAATGTTTTGCTGATGGTATCATCTCCATGGTTGAAGTTGGACTTGGTCCTTGTGGGGAGCTACGTTACCCATCTTGTCCAGTGAAGCATGGCTGGAGATATCCTGGCATTGGTGAATTTCAG TGTTATGATCAGTATTTGCTGAAAAGCTTAAAGAAGACAGCAGAAGCAAGGGGACATCCTTTCTGGGCCAGGGGACCAGATAATGCTGGTTTCTATAATTCCCAGCCACATGAAACTGGTTTCTTCTGTGATGGAGGGGACTATGATGGGTATTATGGCAGGTTCTTCCTTAATTGGTATACTAGGATTTTAGTTGATCATGGTGATCGGGTACTTTCTTTGGCAAAGTTAGCTTTCGAAGGCACTCAAATTGCTGTGAAG CTATCAGGTATTCATTGGTGGTACAAGACAGCCAGTCATGCTGCTGAATTAACTGCTGGGTTCTACAACCCATGCAATCGTGATGGCTATGCTGCAATTGCAGAAATGCTAAAGAAGCATAAAGCTGCTTTAAACTTCTCGTGTTCTGAATCACGGATGGGAGACCAGCAAGTGGACTTTGCAGAGGCACTTGCAGATCCTGAGGGATTAGTATGGCAA GTGCTGAATGCTGCGTGGGAAGTTGGCATTCCAATTGCCAGCGAGAACGCTCTTCCATGCCATGATAGGGTCACATATAACAAGATTCTGGATAACGCCAAACCATTGAATGATCCAGATGGAAAgcattttttgtcttttactcACCTTAGGCTCAGCCCACTTCTAATGGAGAGACAAACCTTCGTGGAATTTGAACGCTTTGTCAAGAGAATGCATG GGGAAGCAGTTGTCGAACTCCGGGTATAG
- the LOC7461768 gene encoding beta-amylase 7 isoform X4: protein MATDIQKLIGTSEEDDDEEMDMDVKEEDDEDEENGGKNIAAQIMAGGGGGMASNNSDNQFQHQQQFQEQVTTPAGGARRSRPLEEKERTKLRERHRRAITARILAGLRRHGNYNLRVRADINDVIAALAREAGWVVLPDGTTFPSRSQTPPASLRGVSPGYQTSVEYSTCSMKGVFMPNPSPYDLSASTQPQIPAVVGEGGEQTESNLHIGGSMDIINDKQIVDIPPIPKLPERDFAGTPFIPVYVMLPLGVINMKCELVDPDDLLKQLKVLKSANVDGIMVDCWWGIVEAHTPQEYNWSGYSRLFQMVRELKLKLQVVMSFHECGGNVGDDVCIPLPHWVAEIGRSNPDIFFTDREGRRNPECLSWGIDKERVLRGRTAVEVYFDYMRSFRAEFDECFADGIISMVEVGLGPCGELRYPSCPVKHGWRYPGIGEFQCYDQYLLKSLKKTAEARGHPFWARGPDNAGFYNSQPHETGFFCDGGDYDGYYGRFFLNWYTRILVDHGDRVLSLAKLAFEGTQIAVKLSGIHWWYKTASHAAELTAGFYNPCNRDGYAAIAEMLKKHKAALNFSCSESRMGDQQVDFAEALADPEGLVWQVLNAAWEVGIPIASENALPCHDRVTYNKILDNAKPLNDPDGKHFLSFTHLRLSPLLMERQTFVEFERFVKRMHGEAVVELRV, encoded by the exons ATGGCAACGGATATCCAAAAATTAATAGGAACaagtgaagaagatgatgatgaagaaatggACATGGACGTTAAAgaggaagatgatgaagatgaagaaaatggaGGGAAGAATATTGCTGCACAGATTATGGCAGGAGGGGGTGGAGGGATGGCATCAAACAATAGTGATAATCAGTTTCAACATCAACAGCAATTTCAAGAGCAGGTTACCACTCCAGCAGGAGGAGCTCGGAGGTCTAGACCGCttgaagaaaaggagaggacGAAGCTAAGAGAGCGACACCGGAGGGCAATCACAGCAAGGATCTTGGCAGGATTAAGGAGGCATGGGAATTACAATCTTAGAGTTAGAGCTGATATAAATGATGTAATTGCTGCTTTGGCTAGGGAAGCTGGCTGGGTTGTTCTTCCAGATGGAACTACCTTCCCTTCAAGATCTCAG ACTCCACCGGCTTCCCTTAGAGGAGTCTCTCCTGGTTATCAGACCTCAGTTGAGTACAGTACATGCAGTATGAAAGGTGTTTTTATGCCCAACCCCTCACCTTATGATCTATCAGCAAGCACTCAGCCACAGATCCCAGCAGTGGTGGGGGAGGGAGGAGAGCAAACAGAGAGCAATCTCCATATTGGTGGCTCCATGGACATCATAAATGACAAGCAG ATTGTTGACATACCTCCAATTCCAAAGCTACCAGAGCGGGATTTTGCTGGCACTCCATTCATACCAGTTTATGTGATGTTACCA TTGGGTGTCATAAATATGAAATGCGAGCTGGTTGATCCAGATGACCTACTGAAGCAGCTCAAGGTCTTgaaatctgccaatgttgatgGCATTATGGTTGACTGCTGGTGGGGCATAGTAGAGGCTCACACTCCTCAGGAGTATAACTGGAGTGGGTACAGTAGGCTCTTCCAGATGGTGCGTGAACTTAAGCTTAAGTTACAG GTTGTGATGTCATTTCATGAATGTGGAGGCAATGTTGGTGATGATGTGTGTATTCCCCTGCCACATTGGGTGGCAGAAATTGGACGAAGTAATCCTGACATTTTCTTCACTGATAGAGAAGGCAGGCGCAACCCAGAATGTCTTTCATGGGGAATCGACAAAGAACGAGTGTTAAGAGGCCGTACTGCTGTTGAG GTGTACTTTGACTACATGAGAAGCTTCCGAGCAGAATTTGATGAATGTTTTGCTGATGGTATCATCTCCATGGTTGAAGTTGGACTTGGTCCTTGTGGGGAGCTACGTTACCCATCTTGTCCAGTGAAGCATGGCTGGAGATATCCTGGCATTGGTGAATTTCAG TGTTATGATCAGTATTTGCTGAAAAGCTTAAAGAAGACAGCAGAAGCAAGGGGACATCCTTTCTGGGCCAGGGGACCAGATAATGCTGGTTTCTATAATTCCCAGCCACATGAAACTGGTTTCTTCTGTGATGGAGGGGACTATGATGGGTATTATGGCAGGTTCTTCCTTAATTGGTATACTAGGATTTTAGTTGATCATGGTGATCGGGTACTTTCTTTGGCAAAGTTAGCTTTCGAAGGCACTCAAATTGCTGTGAAG CTATCAGGTATTCATTGGTGGTACAAGACAGCCAGTCATGCTGCTGAATTAACTGCTGGGTTCTACAACCCATGCAATCGTGATGGCTATGCTGCAATTGCAGAAATGCTAAAGAAGCATAAAGCTGCTTTAAACTTCTCGTGTTCTGAATCACGGATGGGAGACCAGCAAGTGGACTTTGCAGAGGCACTTGCAGATCCTGAGGGATTAGTATGGCAA GTGCTGAATGCTGCGTGGGAAGTTGGCATTCCAATTGCCAGCGAGAACGCTCTTCCATGCCATGATAGGGTCACATATAACAAGATTCTGGATAACGCCAAACCATTGAATGATCCAGATGGAAAgcattttttgtcttttactcACCTTAGGCTCAGCCCACTTCTAATGGAGAGACAAACCTTCGTGGAATTTGAACGCTTTGTCAAGAGAATGCATG GGGAAGCAGTTGTCGAACTCCGGGTATAG